A single window of Cheilinus undulatus linkage group 12, ASM1832078v1, whole genome shotgun sequence DNA harbors:
- the radx gene encoding RPA-related protein RADX gives MEDDSSSSVVTGLSNVSFLQRTLERLSSTKCLKLQSAESSPVAVLSLQRYLAEQTEGQRADSYSYDVTVTDGVWRAKCFLHPSLNHLVYTNTLRTGTDVRITQCAFVYNEKRLGHGYICIESLCCGVERSAVLSHVKDVTSLPILVKQGMERSVELQSDVPLQVTRRHYLSLWNNDDPEGDIWTSACPSSSDTVLDVSKITLLSSLESSFRSNWKPLPLLVKIIHKSRLRYYGKFGLKIDYPYQTYFEVADQSGTMSLVLWNELCPEFYHRLNVGTVLYLQSYTLKQSYAKRSHPQMDHHRMKTFDSVEICLNPRNPPSVITVVSPKSVLPQWGLPEVCYQFTTRSELENLSNNSACDVICLVTFVGRIERVRSKGNKGPEKYWTFRWIHAVDGTSEKPFILEVFSSSQPEIFSRICPMTYLVCTQMRVCQVEGSLPYLTSSCETETFITGYHKGQPYVSDPKVKSFIQWTKTLKDNVVLQKTAVGGHYCYPHPPQVFTQSMAEASAQAPLVAVADLKKELETLQYREHKKLTIQGQITAVRFVKHPKTPESRGAQDKEVLDGSTEVCEPEPHGFPSSSSVSSPAEKISASRRKRRNTMREAKQSSLNRGNLKAKRRLGDKFREEGREQEEEDSDSDPEQVQDVESRLKLQHQDQGSDVLSWESSSWPKQKEEVSEHLCQGRLYEDSVSQRFTFDDKDVLLQQSNLQPTRWTPGATTDTIQPAACPGFYQVTILGINKQIAINAAYFPVTSSDEPRAVGLPQDPHGNTMLTCLSSGFLCPLSDSANHSEVIHPEPEEVLATAGELEDTHVVCVLDVCHLGGDLVEVLISKVYRVAEVCLD, from the exons ATGGAGGATGATTCTTCTTCTTCGGTGGTGACAGGGCTGTCTAACGTGTCGTTTCTTCAGAGGACGTTAGAGCGTTTATCCTCTACAAAGTGTCTGAAACTGCAGAGTGCGGAGTCTTCTCCTGTCGCTGTTCTTTCTCTTCAGAGGTATTTAGCTGAGCAGACTGAAGGACAGCGGGCTGACAGCTACAGCTATGATGTGACGGTCACTGACGGTGTGTGGAGAGCCAAATGCTTTCTCCACCCGAGCTTAAATCACCTGGTGTACACAAACACCCTGAGGACTGGGACTGACGTCAGAATCACTCAGTGTGCCTTTGTTTACAACGAGAAGAGACTGGGGCATGGTTACATTTGTATTGAGAGTCTGTGTTGTGGTGTGGAGAGATCTGCTGTCCTGTCCCATGTAAAAGATGTCACTTCACTGCCTATACTGGTCAAACAGGGCATGGAGAGGAGTGTGGAGCTGCAGAGTGATGTTCCCCTTCAGGTGACCCGCAGACACTACCTGTCTCTGTGGAACAATGATGATCCAGAGGGAGACATCTGGACCTCAGCCTGTCCCTCCTCATCTGACACAGTGCTTGATG TGTCCAAGATTACTCTTCTTAGTAGCCTGGAGTCATCCTTTAGAAGCAACTGGAAACCTCTTCCTCTTCTGGTGAAGATAATACACAAATCTAGATTACGTTACTATGGGAAGTTTGGGCTGAAGATCGATTACCCCTACCAG ACTTACTTTGAAGTGGCTGACCAGAGTGGTACAATGTCTCTTGTGCTTTGGAATGAACTATGTCCAGAATTTTACCACAGGCTAAATGTTGGCACAGTTTTATACCTCCAGAGTTACACCTTGAAGCAGAGTTATGCAAAACGATCACATCCACAAATGGATCATCACAGAATGAAAACCTTTGATTCTGTAG AAATCTGCCTGAACCCTCGAAACCCACCTTCAGTCATCACTGTGGTCTCACCAAAGAGTGTCCTACCTCAGTGGGGATTACCTGAAGTGTGCTACCAGTTCACCACCAG GTCAGAGTTGGAAAATTTGTCCAACAATTCGGCATGTGATGTAATTTGTTTGGTGACATTTGTTGGCCGTATTGAAAGGGTGAGGAGCAAAGGCAACAAGG GTCCAGAAAAATACTGGACGTTTCGCTGGATCCATGCAGTGGATGGGACCTCTGAGAAACCTTTTATCCTGGAGGTTTTCTCCTCTTCTCAGCCAGAAATCTTCAGTCGAATTTGCCCCA TGACTTACCTGGTGTGCACTCAGATGAGAGTTTGCCAAGTTGAAGGTTCTTTGCCATACCTCACAAGCAGCTGTGAGACTGAGACGTTCATCACAG GCTACCACAAAGGTCAACCGTATGTGAGTGACCCTAAAGTGAAGAGCTTCATCCAGTGGACCAAAACACTGAAGGACAACGTCGTCCTCCAGAAGACAGCTGTTGGTGGTCATTACTGCTACCCTCATCCACCACAGGTGTTTACCCAGTCAATGGCAGAAGCCTCAG CTCAGGCTCCTCTGGTTGCTGTGGCTGACTTGAAGAAGGAGTTAGAGACCCTGCAGTACAGGGAACACAAAAAACTCACAATACAAGGACAGATCACAGCAGTGCGATTCGTGAAACACCCGAAGaccccagagtctagaggagcaCAAGATAAAGAG GTGCTGGATGGTTCTACTGAAGTGTGTGAGCCAGAACCACATGGCTTCCCCTCATCCAGTTCAGTGTCCTCTCCTGCTGAAAAAATCTCTGCAAGcagaaggaaaagaagaaacaCAATGAG GGAAGCCAAGCAGTCCTCTCTGAACCGTGGTAACCTGAAAGCAAAAAG GAGGCTTGGTGATAAATtcagagaggaaggaagagagcaagaagaagaagacagcgACTCTGATCCTGAGCAGGTCCAGGATGTCGAGTCTCGCCTCAAACTGCAGCATCAAGATCAAG GCTCTGATGTGCTCTCCTGGGAAAGCAGCAGCTGGCCGAAGCAGAAAGAAGAAGTGAGTGAACATTTGTGTCAAGGCCGTCTTTACGAGGACAGCGTCTCTCAGAGGTTCACATTTGATGATAAGGACGTCCTCCTGCAGCAGAGTAACCTTCAGCCAACACGGTGGACACCAGGGGCTACTACTGACACAATCCAGCCTGCTGCCTGTCCAGGATTTTACCAAGTTACTATTTTAG GCATTAACAAGCAGATAGCCATCAACGCTGCGTATTTCCCTGTCACAAGCTCAGACGAGCCCCGGGCTGTCGGTCTTCCTCAGGATCCCCATGGCAACACAATGCTGACGTGCCTTTCATCAGGCTTCCTCTGTCCTCTCAGTGACTCTGCAAACCACAGTGAAGTGATACATCCTGAGCCAG AGGAGGTGTTGGCAACTGCGGGGGAGCTGGAGGACACACATGTTGTGTGCGTCTTGGATGTTTGTCATCTGGGTGGAGATCTGGTGGAAGTCCTGATCAGCAAAGTTTACAGAGTGGCGGAGGTTTGTCTCGATTAG